The Gemmatimonadota bacterium genome has a window encoding:
- a CDS encoding replication-associated recombination protein A, which translates to MSELSLFPDAAGGGRAPAFEEGPLAPLAARMRPRTLDEFAGQEHVLGPGKALRELIEQDEPGSLILWGPPGSGKTTLARIIAERTQAEFVRFSAVTEGVPRVREIIREAATRLQATGRRTILFCDEIHRFNKAQQDAFLPHVEAGTVSLIGATTENPSFEVIGALLSRVRVFVLQPLEPQHLESILRRALADAQRGLGGRQLELESDALALLARQADGDARRALNALEAAAALVGTGGRITAAAAAEALQRRLPRYDKGGEEHYNLISALHKAVRGSDPQGALYWLARMLDAGEDPLYISRRLVRMAVEDIGLADPQALAVALACRDAYHFLGSPEGELALAEAAVYLATAPKSNRVYEAMSRAMEAARETPAEPVPLHVRNAPTRLMKELGYGRGYRYAFDAEEHYLPQEYLPERLSGRTFYEPSRFGYEQRIARRLAWWRELQERASAGHAGPELADRDAGGSANPSAAAPDRGPGAPPKPQPGREQE; encoded by the coding sequence ATGAGCGAGCTGAGCCTTTTCCCGGATGCAGCGGGCGGCGGGCGCGCGCCAGCCTTTGAGGAGGGGCCGCTGGCTCCGCTCGCGGCGCGCATGCGGCCGCGCACGCTGGACGAGTTCGCGGGCCAGGAGCACGTGCTGGGGCCGGGCAAGGCGCTGCGCGAGCTGATCGAGCAGGACGAGCCGGGCAGCCTGATCCTGTGGGGCCCGCCGGGCAGCGGGAAGACAACGCTGGCCCGTATCATCGCGGAGCGCACGCAGGCGGAATTCGTGCGCTTCAGTGCGGTGACGGAGGGGGTGCCGCGGGTGCGCGAGATCATCCGCGAGGCCGCCACACGGCTGCAGGCGACAGGGCGGCGGACCATCCTCTTCTGCGACGAGATCCACCGCTTCAACAAGGCCCAGCAGGACGCTTTCCTGCCGCACGTCGAAGCGGGAACCGTCTCGCTGATCGGGGCGACGACGGAGAACCCGTCCTTCGAGGTGATCGGCGCTCTGCTCAGCCGTGTGCGCGTCTTCGTGCTGCAGCCCCTCGAGCCCCAGCACCTGGAGAGCATTCTGCGCCGCGCCCTCGCCGACGCTCAGCGCGGCCTGGGCGGGCGGCAGCTCGAGTTGGAGAGCGATGCCCTGGCGCTGCTGGCGCGGCAGGCGGACGGCGATGCGCGCCGGGCACTGAACGCGCTCGAGGCCGCCGCCGCGCTGGTGGGTACGGGCGGCCGGATCACCGCGGCGGCGGCGGCCGAGGCGTTGCAGCGTCGACTGCCGCGCTACGACAAGGGGGGCGAGGAGCATTACAACCTGATCTCGGCACTGCACAAGGCGGTGCGGGGTAGCGATCCGCAGGGCGCGCTGTACTGGCTGGCGCGCATGCTGGATGCGGGTGAGGATCCGCTCTACATCTCGCGCCGGCTGGTGCGCATGGCAGTGGAGGACATTGGGCTGGCGGACCCGCAGGCGCTGGCCGTCGCGCTGGCTTGCCGGGACGCCTACCATTTCCTGGGCTCGCCGGAGGGCGAGCTGGCGCTGGCCGAGGCGGCAGTATACCTGGCGACGGCACCGAAATCGAACCGCGTGTACGAGGCCATGAGCCGGGCGATGGAGGCGGCCCGCGAAACGCCCGCCGAGCCCGTGCCGCTGCACGTGCGCAACGCGCCCACGCGGCTGATGAAGGAATTGGGATACGGCCGCGGGTACCGTTACGCTTTCGACGCCGAGGAGCACTACTTGCCTCAGGAGTACCTGCCCGAGCGGCTGAGCGGGCGGACGTTTTACGAGCCCAGCCGCTTCGGCTACGAGCAGCGGATCGCGCGGCGGCTGGCCTGGTGGCGCGAGCTGCAGGAGCGGGCTTCCGCCGGCCATGCTGGCCCCGAGCTGGCGGATCGCGATGCCGGCGGCTCGGCGAATCCGTCGGCGGCGGCGCCGGACAGGGGTCCGGGTGCGCCGCCCAAGCCGCAGCCGGGACGCGAACAGGAGTGA
- a CDS encoding LEA type 2 family protein — protein sequence MRAPEVHMAGVRLGGIGLEGGLLYVELQVINPNRFSLETAGLTYDLEFSDPGGRDGWVDFAAGSFPEEVKVESHDSAMVAIPVRFTYSGVGGAIRSIIETGTFDYRVRGVVTIKKPVRSEVPYRRQGTVSLAGVR from the coding sequence ATGAGGGCGCCCGAGGTGCACATGGCGGGCGTTCGCCTGGGAGGCATCGGCCTCGAGGGTGGGCTGCTCTACGTCGAGCTCCAGGTGATCAACCCGAACCGGTTTTCCCTGGAGACGGCCGGCCTGACGTACGACCTGGAGTTCAGCGATCCGGGCGGCCGGGACGGCTGGGTAGACTTCGCTGCGGGCTCGTTCCCTGAGGAAGTGAAGGTCGAGAGTCACGACAGCGCGATGGTCGCGATTCCCGTGCGTTTCACTTACAGCGGCGTGGGCGGCGCGATCCGGTCCATCATCGAGACGGGCACGTTCGACTACCGCGTACGCGGCGTGGTCACGATCAAGAAGCCGGTGCGCAGCGAGGTGCCGTACCGGCGGCAGGGGACAGTGTCGCTGGCGGGGGTGCGGTAA
- a CDS encoding ZIP family metal transporter, whose product MIAVLYAAVAGVADVIGGWIVAAGGRRTPLMLHVLTAFGAGFMLAVAVLEMLPAAMAHGGGLTAVLAGYLAVHLTQHTLTPHFHFGEETHKEAMVSRGIGVWALIGLLPHSFFDGVAISGGFAVTADLGLLIFGAVLLHKVPTGMSLASVMMVSGSSAAQALGGVALIGAATVLGALTTPALDVLANYGLGLAAGVTIYVAASNLIPESQRQPGWFVPGAVFLGVVIFYLARLLLPAGV is encoded by the coding sequence ATGATCGCGGTGCTCTATGCCGCTGTGGCAGGCGTTGCCGACGTGATCGGCGGCTGGATCGTGGCCGCCGGCGGCCGGCGCACGCCGCTCATGCTGCACGTGCTCACGGCGTTCGGCGCCGGCTTCATGCTGGCCGTGGCCGTGCTGGAAATGCTGCCCGCCGCCATGGCGCACGGCGGCGGCCTCACGGCTGTGCTGGCCGGCTACCTGGCGGTGCACCTCACGCAGCACACGCTGACGCCGCACTTCCATTTCGGTGAGGAGACTCACAAGGAGGCCATGGTCTCGCGCGGCATCGGCGTCTGGGCGCTGATCGGGCTGCTGCCCCATTCCTTCTTTGATGGGGTGGCGATCAGCGGCGGGTTCGCGGTGACGGCAGACTTGGGGCTCCTCATCTTCGGCGCGGTACTGCTGCACAAGGTGCCCACGGGCATGTCGCTGGCCAGCGTCATGATGGTCAGTGGCAGCTCCGCGGCCCAGGCACTGGGCGGGGTCGCGCTGATCGGCGCTGCCACCGTGCTGGGCGCGCTCACCACCCCCGCCCTGGACGTGCTGGCCAACTACGGGCTGGGGCTGGCGGCCGGCGTCACGATCTACGTGGCGGCCTCGAACCTGATCCCCGAGTCGCAGCGCCAGCCGGGGTGGTTCGTCCCGGGCGCCGTGTTCCTGGGCGTCGTCATCTTCTACCTGGCCCGGCTGCTGCTGCCGGCGGGCGTATGA